The DNA window GGTCTTAAAACAAGGGCGATTGCAGTATATTGGTTCTTCAAAGGGAATAGGCGAGGTGAATGAGGTATGAAACAGAAAAATCTCCACGCATCTTATTTCTTAAAAATTTACTTGGTTTTACAGCAAGTATGGCGACAGTTATTACAACATAAACTCGGCACTTGCTTGACCTTTCTTGTAATAGGTTGTTCTCTTACTTTACCTACTTTTAGCTATTTAGTATGGAAAAACCTTGCAATCAGTACCCAACACTTTTCACCACGTTTTTCTTTAACATTGTATTTAGATAAAAAATTGACCTCAAACCAAACTGAACAGTTACTGGAAAAAGTGAAACAGCAGGAAGGGGTTGCCGCAGTAAAATTTATCTCTCGTCAAGAAGGATTAATGCAGTTACAACAGTGGTCTGATTTTGCAGAAGCATTAAAAGTGTTAGATGAAAATCCATTACCCGATGCGATTACCGTTGAAGCAAAACCAACCGCTTCTTTTGTACAGCTTAAAACTGATTTTCAGCACTTAGCAGGTGTGAGTTTAGTGAAAGCAAATGATGATTGGCAAGATAAATTATTCTCTCTCACTCAATTTGCTGCCAAAGTAGCTATTGGTTGTGTGGTGTTAATGTTATTAACCGTATTTTTGGTGGTTGGAAACAGTATCCGAGCAGAAGTAGATAGCCGTAAACCTGAAATTGAAGTCTTGAAATTACTAGGTGCGACTGACCACTATATATTAAGACCCTTTTTATATACAGGGATCTTTTATGGATTAGTAGGTGGGAGCATTGCTTGTCTTTTTAGTTTGATAATTGAATGGAGTTTACGCTCCGATATTAATGTTATCGCAACACAATTCTCAATGGTATTAAGATTAGTTTGGCTCTCACCAGCTGAAGTCATTTTTCTATTAATGAGTAGTGTGTTATTAGGTTATTTAGCCTCTTGGATCACTGCACGGAAACATTTACGCAAAGTGTAATTTTTCAGACAAACCATTGTTATCTAACAAACTTAATGGGTATTTTGCAGGGTGAAAACTTGACTATTCAAGCCTAGCGGAGTAACATTCGCCCCGATTTAGTAATATGAGGACACACACTTTGGACAGTCATAGTCGATACTGTTTTTTATCTTTCTAGCCTACCTTTCGCTTTAGCTTTAGCTTATCGGCGAAAGAGTCGGTAAGTATCTACTTTCTTAACTTTAAATATTCTTATTTTGTTCATAGCGTTGTTCATAAACCCATTAGGGAGTATGACAGATGATTAGTGCATTTGCTTTAGATGACGCTCGTTTAGTTCGGATTGATGAAAAAAGTAATGAACTGAAACAGGCAATATGGATCGACTTACTAGAACCATCAGCCGAAGAGCGAGAAATGTTACAACAAGGGTTAGATCAAAGTTTAGCCTCTTATTTGGAATTAGAAGATATTGAGGCATCGGCACGTTTCTTTGAAGATGAAGATGGTTTACACCTCCATTCCTTTTTTTATTGTGAAGATGAAGAAGATTATGCCGATATTGCCACAGTCGCATTCACGCTAAGAGATGGACGGCTATTTACCTTAAGAGATCGAGAATTGCCTGCATTCCGTCTATATCGAATGCGTTCTCGCAATCAAAAATTGCTAGAATGTAATGCGTATGAATTACTACTAGATCTTTTTGAAACTAAAATCGAACAATTGGCAGATGTCATCGAAACTGTTTATTCTGATTTAGAGAAATTAAGTCGCATAATTTTAGATGGCAAGCAAGGGGAAGCCTTTGACAAAGCGTTATCAACCCTGACAGAACAAGAAGACGTTAGCTCAAAAGTACGATTATGCTTAATGGATACACAACGTGCATTAAGTTTTCTAGTGCGTAAAACTCGTTTACCTGCCAGCCAGTTAGAGCAAGCAAGAGAAGTGTTGCGAGATATTGAATCCTTACAACCGCACAATGAATCCCTATTCCAAAAAGTGAATTTTTTGATGCAGGCTGCAATGGGTTTTATCAATATGGAACAGAACCGTATTATGAAAATCTTCTCGGTTGCATCATTGATTTTTTTACCACCAACAATGGTTTCCTCAATTTATGGGATGAACTTCTCGATTATGCCAGAATTACACTGGAAATTTGGTTACCCCTTTGCGTTATCTCTAATGCTATGTGCAGGATTGATCCCCTTCCTTTATTTCAAACGAAAAGGTTGGTTGTAGCGATATAACAGACATTTATCTAGTGAAATAAATGTACTTCTATTAGTAAAATTATTCTTGAATCATAAAAATAAGGCAATAAAATATTTTATTGCCTTATTAGTTGTATATTTGTATCAAGTGAAACATTATTAATCTACTATATATTTTATTCTGGATAATATTCCCTAAAACTTACCTGAAATATCTTTCAGGTAAGTTTGAGATAAATTAGGTGGTTGGTAATTTTTTTAAATTACTATTATTTATCTGTGTTTGTTGGTGAGATGGAATAATAAAAAGTGCCACTAGGGCTAGGAATGCCATAGTTAAAAAAGTAAAGAGTGGTGAGTGCGGGTAAATAATGCCTGAAAGTGCCGTCAGAAGTGCAATGGCGGCACAACCACTGGTTGCACTGTATAATGCTTGGAGTTTGGCGACCTTTTCTTCACTTTGTGCTGCAATGTATTTCACGGTTGCATAATGGCTAGTTGCATAGGTTAGGCAGTGTGAACATTGTAGTAGAAAGATTAGGGCTAGGTTGTCTGCAAAGTAGAATAGCGACCAACGAAGGCAAGCCGCAATACCACTGAGATAGAATAAGTGATTTACAGACCAATTTTTAAACAACCGTGCTGCAAAGAAAAAGAGGATAATTTCTGCAATAACACCCACTCCCCAAAGAATACTGGTAGTTTGT is part of the Mergibacter septicus genome and encodes:
- the ftsX gene encoding permease-like cell division protein FtsX codes for the protein MKQKNLHASYFLKIYLVLQQVWRQLLQHKLGTCLTFLVIGCSLTLPTFSYLVWKNLAISTQHFSPRFSLTLYLDKKLTSNQTEQLLEKVKQQEGVAAVKFISRQEGLMQLQQWSDFAEALKVLDENPLPDAITVEAKPTASFVQLKTDFQHLAGVSLVKANDDWQDKLFSLTQFAAKVAIGCVVLMLLTVFLVVGNSIRAEVDSRKPEIEVLKLLGATDHYILRPFLYTGIFYGLVGGSIACLFSLIIEWSLRSDINVIATQFSMVLRLVWLSPAEVIFLLMSSVLLGYLASWITARKHLRKV
- the corA gene encoding magnesium/cobalt transporter CorA translates to MISAFALDDARLVRIDEKSNELKQAIWIDLLEPSAEEREMLQQGLDQSLASYLELEDIEASARFFEDEDGLHLHSFFYCEDEEDYADIATVAFTLRDGRLFTLRDRELPAFRLYRMRSRNQKLLECNAYELLLDLFETKIEQLADVIETVYSDLEKLSRIILDGKQGEAFDKALSTLTEQEDVSSKVRLCLMDTQRALSFLVRKTRLPASQLEQAREVLRDIESLQPHNESLFQKVNFLMQAAMGFINMEQNRIMKIFSVASLIFLPPTMVSSIYGMNFSIMPELHWKFGYPFALSLMLCAGLIPFLYFKRKGWL